One window of the Colletotrichum lupini chromosome 9, complete sequence genome contains the following:
- a CDS encoding protein transporter sec-13: MASAQVISNSGHDDMIHDAVLDYYGRRLATCSSDRTIKIFEIDGDSQRLVETLKGHDGAVWCVSWAHPKYGNILASAGYDGKVFIWREQNNQWQKIFDFALHKASVNIVSWSPHESGCLLACASSDGNVSILEFRDNSFDHVTFPAHGLGVNSVSWAPATAPGSIVSSSPGPGSAGVRRFVTGGCDNLLKVWVFDSASQSYKQEQEPLAGHTDWVRDVAWSPTVLQKSYIASASQDKTVRIWTSDSSSRGQWNCKVLNFDAAVWRVSWSLSGNVLAVSGGDNKVSLWKENLRGEWECVKSIEE, from the exons ATG GCGTCTGCCCAGGTCATATCGAATTCTGGCCACGATGATATGATT CACGATGCCGTCCTCGATTACTACGGACGTCGCCTTGCGACATGCTCAAGCGACCGCACCATCAAAATATTCGAAATCGACGGGGACTCCCAACGACTTGTCGAGACCCTGAAAGG ACATGATGGTGCAGTTTGGTGCGTTTCATGGGCGCACCCCAAGTATGGAAATATACTGGCCTCCGCAGGTTACGACGGCAAGGTCTTCATCTGGAGGGAACAGAACAATCAGTGGCAGAAGATTTTCGATTTCGCTCTGCACAAAGCTTCCGTCAATATCGTCTCTTGGTCACCACACGAGTCTGGGTGCCTCCTGGCGTGCGCTTCTTCGGACGGCAACGTAAGCATACTCGAGTTCCGCGACAACAGCTTCGACCATGTGACATTCCCAGCCCACGGGTTGGGCGTCAACTCCGTCTCATGGGCCCCAGCCACGGCCCCTGGAAGCATTGTCAGCAGTTCTCCTGGTCCTGGTTCAGCTGGGGTGAGGCGATTTGTCACGGGCGGCTGTGATAACTTGCTCAAAGTTTGGGTTTTCGATTCAGCATCGCAGTCGTACAAGCAGGAGCAGGAGCCTCTTGCCGGTCATACAGACTGGGTTCGTGACGTAGCATGGTCGCCGACGGTCTTGCAGAAGTCATACATTGCGTCAGCCTCCCAAGACAAGACGGTTCGCATTTGGACGTCGGATTCGTCGAGCCGTGGACAATGGAACTGCAAGGTCCTCAACTTCGATGCAGCTGTGTGGAGAGTCAGCTGGTCTCTGAGCGGCAATGTGCTCGCGGTCAGCGGAGGTGACAACAAGGTCTCGTTGTGGAAGGAGAACCTCAGAGGCGAGTGGGAGTGTGTCAAGAGCATCGAGGAATAA
- a CDS encoding dipeptidyl-peptidase III: GDPSTGDHSLLGSFSRLLQARRRNTGTDWAKVLWTWACLFGHCLPKVEWCTLLICIQLRSDTRYLVETANTLPGSQHVRNGQPVSARRTVTASEEEDPPQLPAKTEQESAGESSLSAPSPLPPPPPPPQYPSSEASTSRPPPFSSVCDSLENPSEPAHDPRSAITVTVAGISPAAPSYASLAPGFSTEQSVPTSFHHALTETKRALPRDTKGGSSGKDDNAEPPPAYSEGPSPLQSFAFLMATAGGASSIITQVQQGGPPINAIGDVGADETIAMDLRGTRFVLSRDELLTLPEFVLLSLFPNGLFPEGHMGGFTEGDAVQVDYDPASLQYMLDFFRTVAQSIPVDSSPSVSQEEDPATGDPMGSRDDSSKRAGIIVLREDLDFYVIPPRAEITQPEMMEVKRAAGRALLQQTGIFSGLKRSDEPGTTEAHLIEMLTAGGFNHDDNWGHRAGEPNKAVVCSLALARLRSDIRGNDMGSNAVGMAQKLLLFWRKPARRCWWEGVELDNVEGIEGKLKVWIRRVWTLEMSVIGLR; the protein is encoded by the exons GGAGATCCGTCAACGGGTGACCACTCACTCCTGGGGTCCTTTAGTAGACTACTGCAGGCGCGTAGACGTAATACTGGGACTGACTGGGCAAAAGTGCTCTGGACTTGGGCTTGCCTCTTTGGTCACTGcctacctaag GTCGAGTGGTGCACCCTACTTATTTGTATCCAACTACGATCCGATACTCGATACCTTGTCGAAACCGCCAACACGTTGCCAGGCTCGCAACACGTCAGGAACGGGCAGCCCGTGTCCGCCCGGCGTACAGTCACCGCCTCTGAAGAAGAAGATCCTCCTCAGCTACCAGCAAAGACCGAGCAAGAAAGTGCAGGAGAGTCCAGCCTCAGCGCCCCGtcacctcttcctcctcctcctccgcctcctcaGTATCCCTCCTCCGAAGCATCAACCTCCCGGCCGCCACCCTTCTCTTCAGTGTGCGATTCGCTCGAAAACCCCTCCGAACCGGCTCACGACCCCCGCTCTGCGATCACAGTCACAGTCGCTGGAATATCCCCTGCTGCACCGTCGTATGCATCTCTAGCTCCAGGCTTCTCTACAGAACAATCGGTTCCGACTTCCTTTCATCACGCTCTTACAGAAACAAAGCGTGCGCTCCCTCGAGACACCAAAGGGGGCTCATCCGGAAAGGACGACAACGCCGAACCACCCCCCGCATACTCGGAGGGACCCAGTCCACTCCAATCGTTTGCCTTTCTGATGGCTACCGCCGGAGGCGCGTCGAGTATCATTACTCAGGTGCAACAAGGAGGGCCGCCTATCAATGCGATTGGAG ATGTTGGTGCCGACGAGACGATCGCGATGGACCTTCG GGGCACCCGATTTGTTCTGTCGCGAGACGAACTCTTGACGCTGCCCGAATTTGTCCTCTTATCGTTGTTCCCTAACGGCCTTTTCCCTGAGGGGCATATGGGGGGATTTACTGAGGGCGATGCAGTGCAAGTGGAC TACGACCCGGCATCCCTGCAGTATATGCTGGACTTCTTTCGCACCGTTGCGCAGTCGATACCTGTTGACTCATCTCCGAGTGTTTCTCAGGAGGAGGATCCTGCGACGGGAGACCCAATGGGCTCACGAGACGACTCATCCAAGAGAGCTGGCATCATCGTTCTGAGAGAGGATCTTGACTTCTACGTCATACCACCGCGGGCCGAAATCACGCAGCCTGAAATGATGGAAGTCAAGAGAGCTGCGGGGAGAGCCCTTCTTCAACAGACGGGTATTTTCTCAGGTCTGAAGCGCAGTGACGAGCCGGGTACTACGGAAGCTCACCTCATCGAAATGCTCACAGCAGG CGGGTTCAACCATGACGACAACTGGGGACACAGAGCAGGAGAACCGAACAAGGCGGTCGTTTGTAGCTTAGCATTGGCACGCCTACGAAGCGATATCAGAGGTAATGATATGGGCAGCAATGCCGTTGGCATGGCGCAAAAGCTGCTCCTCTTTTGGAGGAAGCCTGCGAGACGCTGCTGGTGGGAAGGCGTGGAGCTTGACAACGTTGAGGGTATTGAGGGGAAGCTGAAGGTCTGGATCAGGCGCGTTTGGACCCTGGAAATGAGCGTAATCGGCCTCCGATGA